The following nucleotide sequence is from Bacteroidota bacterium.
CTAATTGAATTTTTACAGCAGGGCTTTTTTTCATTTCCTCAAGCATATGCTTTAAACGCACATCACGTAAACCAACTAAACTTGGGTTTTCAATGTCGGTTTTTATTTTAACACCGTAAGAAGTTTCATAACGATTTGTTCCGCCAGGGTAACCATAAATCATGGTGTAATCTCCATCCTTTAATCCCTTTATAGAAACAGGTAAAAAATATTTTGGTTTGTAAGGCACATTGTCAGCATTGTATTCTGCTGGCTTACCATCCTTGCTCATATACACACGGAAAATAGAAAAATCGCCTGTATGACGAGGCCACTCCCAATTATCAGTATCGCCACCAAATTTTCCAATACTTTCTGGTGGGGTGCCTACCAAGCGCACATCTTTATATCGCTCATAAACAAATAATAAAAACTGGTTATCTTTAAAAAAAGAATTTACTCTACCTTCTAACTCAGTTCCTTCAACTGCTTTTTTACCTATTTCTGCTAAAATGCCAGGTAGTTTTACAGGAACATCTGTTTTAGCTAAGTCTTTTAA
It contains:
- a CDS encoding S46 family peptidase, whose amino-acid sequence is GLVFTNHHCGYNAMPLRSVEHDYLKNGFWAKSKIEEIYAKGVHAQFLVRIEDVTDKVNEKLKDLAKTDVPVKLPGILAEIGKKAVEGTELEGRVNSFFKDNQFLLFVYERYKDVRLVGTPPESIGKFGGDTDNWEWPRHTGDFSIFRVYMSKDGKPAEYNADNVPYKPKYFLPVSIKGLKDGDYTMIYGYPGGTNRYETSYGVKIKTDIENPSLVGLRDVRLKHMLEEMKKSPAVKIQLAGS